A genomic segment from Nematostella vectensis chromosome 6, jaNemVect1.1, whole genome shotgun sequence encodes:
- the LOC116619421 gene encoding uncharacterized protein LOC116619421 isoform X2: MMRVFSLLFIIQMTPLARNDVISTTTRHLSVTVTSSWQQAPQDMTNSSVPLGIYPTTSVVMATVLEKSSDATMIHRSTILLDKTSTTTAYSVTRAVIDKSIYTTTFDKFETATLLSGTEKTLLDRSTLAVTPEVSTKDSTRQTIKLNDTAIAYSNGGPTATLSLYSYYHSLPNGLSLQTRSVESIDTTAGLKTWAIRGTATYSPPPSLSSSSLSWSIFSQSPVTLKVSSMTSPVMTQEPLETLVAMEILMPDKEDAVSRDKLEASLVKWYMRGSGLLSRRRRSDMSDNAINTDDSGKVGRTRRQGRAVEEIQAKILSYLRVPTNHSDLLQIRFQVYRDGLALHASDIVRVLGALSENEIKGIMGYVVIKAPYPVWTLLSSTPTITPTPTVTPTPTPTVSLSTHILVVAVAVPILFLISLPCLLVNMSCCCSCKPKRDQSGIMRRGTNKSKSSQKERSKNFVNNCRTNTFERTGDNSEDGLLPRSRASPAILIRGHTDSRNKRINRSRGLNHSPLPSLGPSTKMDQVNHFPLPSLGPSTKMDQVNHSPLPSLGPNTTMDQVNHSLSPTQGLEKTTMKQETDKSVLIRTTEEQGSDKKSETCVDPILLPLQELDETDKQQTSNDWTSQSQVLQNMMTHSAAVVEKQARVCNKTLPPIITPLTFERDVEDDVDDDVTPHMRMIAKLEAEKDRKKSRQRIIRLSSWRETKKPSEDSLRKILSRKTRWKTQDTTIKNDVTRGTPSSPYSPHASREWGMCEHVTHTCKHVSSTWCDPQGFPPSSRGPGHEVHSKYGRHLTGIGNPVSPHSRMTEKRSSDYSNPVYMSSEMTSMEMSALPPVQVFEPAMWYGLPGHGCNVEQVNTNADALSLCKLSSSFDSYFVVPGNGTEHSSDKAVAVDKFNVGSFEEKLHRDSSALENREDPQLGTSLLSVSGHELEVTLRRTEDEAMQLVNNVLARAHSAHY, from the exons ATGATGCGGGTTTTTTCGCTATTGTTTATCATCCAAATGACACCCTTGGCCagaaatgacgtcatcagcACGACAACACGACACCTGTCAGTCACCGTTACGTCATCATGGCAACAAGCACCCCAAGATATGACGAATTCATCAGTGCCGCTCGGTATATACCCGACAACTTCGGTCGTCATGGCAACTGTACTCGAGAAGTCGAGTGACGCGACAATGATCCACAGATCGACTATTTTACTCGACAAAACGAGTACGACAACAGCTTACAGCGTAACTCGTGCAGTCATTGACAAATCAATATATACGACAACGTTTGACAAATTTGAAACGGCTACGCTCCTTAGCGGAACTGAGAAGACTTTGCTCGACAGATCTACACTTGCTGTGACGCCTGAGGTTTCAACTAAAGACAGCACAAGACAAACAATCAAGCTTAACGACACAGCGATCGCGTACAGTAATGGCGGGCCAACAGCTACATTGAGTCTTTACAGCTACTACCATTCGTTGCCCAATGGTTTGTCACTACAAACGAGGAGCGTAGAATCCATTGATACAACAGCGGGATTGAAAACCTGGGCAATCAGGGGTACGGCCACATATTCACcgccaccatcattatcatcatcatcattatcatggTCGATATTTTCACAAAGTCCTGTGACCCTAAAGGTGTCATCCATGACCTCCCCCGTAATGACGCAGGAACCCCTTGAGACGCTTGTTGCTATGGAGATTCTaatgcctgacaaagaggaTGCTGTCTCTCGCGATAAGCTGGAGGCTAGTCTTGTCAAGTGGTATATGCGAGGGTCTGGGTTGTTGTCACGTCGTCGAAGATCAGATATGTCGGATAACGCGATCAACACAGACGACAGCGGCAAAGTGGGTCGAACTCGCCGACAGGGGAGAGCAGTAGAGGAGATCCAGGCAAAG ATTCTGTCCTACCTACGAGTCCCAACCAATCACAGTGACTTACTACAAATCAGATTCCAAGTGTACCGCGACGGACTGGCACTACATGCATCAGATATTGTCAGAGTACTTGGAGCTCTCTCGGAGAATGAGATAAAAGGAATCATGGGATACGTTGTCATCAAAGCTCCATACCCTGTGTGGACTCTTCTATCCAGCACCCCTACgatcacccccacccccacggtcacccctacccctacccccaccGTTTCCCTGTCAACACACATCTTGGTAGTAGCCGTGGCCGTCCCCATACTGTTTCTGATAAGTCTGCCCTGCCTCCTGGTGAACATGTCTTGCTGCTGTAGTTGTAAACCAAAGAGGGACCAAAGTGGGATCATGCGGCGAGGAACAAACAAG TCTAAATCATCGCAAAAAGAGAGATCCAAGAACTTCGTCAACAATTGCAGGACCAATACATTTGAACG TACTGGAGACAATTCCGAGGACGGTTTACTTCCAAGGTCACGTGCGTCCCCAGCGATCCTTATAAGGGGACACACGGACTCGAGAAACAAGCGGATCAATAGAAGTAGGGGATTGAACCACTCCCCTCTACCATCTCTAGGACCGAGCACCAAAATGGATCAAGTGAACCACTTCCCTCTACCATCTCTAGGACCGAGCACCAAAATGGATCAAGTGAACCACTCCCCTCTACCATCTCTAGGACCGAACACCACAATGGATCAAGTGAACCACTCCCTTTCGCCGACACAAGGCCTGGAGAAAACAACAATGAAACAAGAAACTGATAAAAGTGTCTTGATCAGGACAACAGAAGAACAAGGGTCAGACAAAAAATCCGAGACTTGCGTGGACCCAATTTTATTGCCTTTACAAGAACTAGACGAGACagacaaacaacaaacaagcaaTGATTGGACATCTCAAAGCCAAGTACTTCAAAACATG ATGACCCATTCTGCTGCTGTTGTGGAAAAACAGGCGAGGGTGTGTAACAAGACATTGCCCCCGATCATCACTCCACTCACGTTTGAGCGTGACGTAGAAGATGACGTTGATGATGACGTCACTCCACACATGCGAATGATTGCAAAG ttgGAAGCTGAAAAGGACCGAAAGAAATCAAGACAACGAATCATTCGTTTGAGTAGTTGGAGAGAAACCAAGAAGCCAAGTGAAGACTCTCT AAGAAAAATTCTGTCCAGAAAGACGCGCTGGAAGACACAGGATACTACAATCAAAA ATGACGTCACGAGAGGTACGCCTTCATCACCGTACTCCCCACATGCATCACGTGAATGGGGTATGTGTGAACACGTGACGCACACGTGCAAACACGTGTCAAGTACTTGGTGTGACCCTCAGGGCTTCCCTCCGTCGTCACGAGGCCCAGGCCACGAGGTTCATTCCAAATATGGACGTCACCTTACGGGTATTGGTAACCCAGTTTCTCCACATAGTCGCATGACAGAAAAGCGGTCATCCGATTACAGCAACCCCGTGTATATGTCTAGTGAGATGACGAGCATGGAGATGTCAGCTCTGCCGCCCGTGCAAGTATTTGAGCCCGCGATGTGGTATGGATTACCAGGACATGGTTGTAATGTTGAGCAGGTTAACACAAATGCTGATGCTCTGTCGCTTTGCAAACTATCCAGTTCATTTGATTCATATTTTGTTGTGCCCGGTAACGGCACAGAGCATTCTAGCGACAAAGCTGTAGCTGTTGATAAATTCAACGTCGGGTCATTTGAAGAGAAGCTGCATCGAGATTCCTCCGCGCTCGAGAATAGGGAAGATCCTCAACTAGGAACCAGTCTCCTCTCAGTCTCAGGGCACGAGCTGGAGGTCACACTACGGAGGACTGAGGACGAGGCCATGCAGCTGGTCAATAATGTTTTAGCGCGGGCGCACTCTGCCCATTACTAA
- the LOC116619421 gene encoding uncharacterized protein LOC116619421 isoform X1: MMRVFSLLFIIQMTPLARNDVISTTTRHLSVTVTSSWQQAPQDMTNSSVPLGIYPTTSVVMATVLEKSSDATMIHRSTILLDKTSTTTAYSVTRAVIDKSIYTTTFDKFETATLLSGTEKTLLDRSTLAVTPEVSTKDSTRQTIKLNDTAIAYSNGGPTATLSLYSYYHSLPNGLSLQTRSVESIDTTAGLKTWAIRGTATYSPPPSLSSSSLSWSIFSQSPVTLKVSSMTSPVMTQEPLETLVAMEILMPDKEDAVSRDKLEASLVKWYMRGSGLLSRRRRSDMSDNAINTDDSGKVGRTRRQGRAVEEIQAKILSYLRVPTNHSDLLQIRFQVYRDGLALHASDIVRVLGALSENEIKGIMGYVVIKAPYPVWTLLSSTPTITPTPTVTPTPTPTVSLSTHILVVAVAVPILFLISLPCLLVNMSCCCSCKPKRDQSGIMRRGTNKSKSSQKERSKNFVNNCRTNTFERTGDNSEDGLLPRSRASPAILIRGHTDSRNKRINRSRGLNHSPLPSLGPSTKMDQVNHFPLPSLGPSTKMDQVNHSPLPSLGPNTTMDQVNHSLSPTQGLEKTTMKQETDKSVLIRTTEEQGSDKKSETCVDPILLPLQELDETDKQQTSNDWTSQSQVLQNMMTHSAAVVEKQARVCNKTLPPIITPLTFERDVEDDVDDDVTPHMRMIAKLEAEKDRKKSRQRIIRLSSWRETKKPSEDSLRKILSRKTRWKTQDTTIKKDDVTRGTPSSPYSPHASREWGMCEHVTHTCKHVSSTWCDPQGFPPSSRGPGHEVHSKYGRHLTGIGNPVSPHSRMTEKRSSDYSNPVYMSSEMTSMEMSALPPVQVFEPAMWYGLPGHGCNVEQVNTNADALSLCKLSSSFDSYFVVPGNGTEHSSDKAVAVDKFNVGSFEEKLHRDSSALENREDPQLGTSLLSVSGHELEVTLRRTEDEAMQLVNNVLARAHSAHY; the protein is encoded by the exons ATGATGCGGGTTTTTTCGCTATTGTTTATCATCCAAATGACACCCTTGGCCagaaatgacgtcatcagcACGACAACACGACACCTGTCAGTCACCGTTACGTCATCATGGCAACAAGCACCCCAAGATATGACGAATTCATCAGTGCCGCTCGGTATATACCCGACAACTTCGGTCGTCATGGCAACTGTACTCGAGAAGTCGAGTGACGCGACAATGATCCACAGATCGACTATTTTACTCGACAAAACGAGTACGACAACAGCTTACAGCGTAACTCGTGCAGTCATTGACAAATCAATATATACGACAACGTTTGACAAATTTGAAACGGCTACGCTCCTTAGCGGAACTGAGAAGACTTTGCTCGACAGATCTACACTTGCTGTGACGCCTGAGGTTTCAACTAAAGACAGCACAAGACAAACAATCAAGCTTAACGACACAGCGATCGCGTACAGTAATGGCGGGCCAACAGCTACATTGAGTCTTTACAGCTACTACCATTCGTTGCCCAATGGTTTGTCACTACAAACGAGGAGCGTAGAATCCATTGATACAACAGCGGGATTGAAAACCTGGGCAATCAGGGGTACGGCCACATATTCACcgccaccatcattatcatcatcatcattatcatggTCGATATTTTCACAAAGTCCTGTGACCCTAAAGGTGTCATCCATGACCTCCCCCGTAATGACGCAGGAACCCCTTGAGACGCTTGTTGCTATGGAGATTCTaatgcctgacaaagaggaTGCTGTCTCTCGCGATAAGCTGGAGGCTAGTCTTGTCAAGTGGTATATGCGAGGGTCTGGGTTGTTGTCACGTCGTCGAAGATCAGATATGTCGGATAACGCGATCAACACAGACGACAGCGGCAAAGTGGGTCGAACTCGCCGACAGGGGAGAGCAGTAGAGGAGATCCAGGCAAAG ATTCTGTCCTACCTACGAGTCCCAACCAATCACAGTGACTTACTACAAATCAGATTCCAAGTGTACCGCGACGGACTGGCACTACATGCATCAGATATTGTCAGAGTACTTGGAGCTCTCTCGGAGAATGAGATAAAAGGAATCATGGGATACGTTGTCATCAAAGCTCCATACCCTGTGTGGACTCTTCTATCCAGCACCCCTACgatcacccccacccccacggtcacccctacccctacccccaccGTTTCCCTGTCAACACACATCTTGGTAGTAGCCGTGGCCGTCCCCATACTGTTTCTGATAAGTCTGCCCTGCCTCCTGGTGAACATGTCTTGCTGCTGTAGTTGTAAACCAAAGAGGGACCAAAGTGGGATCATGCGGCGAGGAACAAACAAG TCTAAATCATCGCAAAAAGAGAGATCCAAGAACTTCGTCAACAATTGCAGGACCAATACATTTGAACG TACTGGAGACAATTCCGAGGACGGTTTACTTCCAAGGTCACGTGCGTCCCCAGCGATCCTTATAAGGGGACACACGGACTCGAGAAACAAGCGGATCAATAGAAGTAGGGGATTGAACCACTCCCCTCTACCATCTCTAGGACCGAGCACCAAAATGGATCAAGTGAACCACTTCCCTCTACCATCTCTAGGACCGAGCACCAAAATGGATCAAGTGAACCACTCCCCTCTACCATCTCTAGGACCGAACACCACAATGGATCAAGTGAACCACTCCCTTTCGCCGACACAAGGCCTGGAGAAAACAACAATGAAACAAGAAACTGATAAAAGTGTCTTGATCAGGACAACAGAAGAACAAGGGTCAGACAAAAAATCCGAGACTTGCGTGGACCCAATTTTATTGCCTTTACAAGAACTAGACGAGACagacaaacaacaaacaagcaaTGATTGGACATCTCAAAGCCAAGTACTTCAAAACATG ATGACCCATTCTGCTGCTGTTGTGGAAAAACAGGCGAGGGTGTGTAACAAGACATTGCCCCCGATCATCACTCCACTCACGTTTGAGCGTGACGTAGAAGATGACGTTGATGATGACGTCACTCCACACATGCGAATGATTGCAAAG ttgGAAGCTGAAAAGGACCGAAAGAAATCAAGACAACGAATCATTCGTTTGAGTAGTTGGAGAGAAACCAAGAAGCCAAGTGAAGACTCTCT AAGAAAAATTCTGTCCAGAAAGACGCGCTGGAAGACACAGGATACTACAATCAAAA aAGATGACGTCACGAGAGGTACGCCTTCATCACCGTACTCCCCACATGCATCACGTGAATGGGGTATGTGTGAACACGTGACGCACACGTGCAAACACGTGTCAAGTACTTGGTGTGACCCTCAGGGCTTCCCTCCGTCGTCACGAGGCCCAGGCCACGAGGTTCATTCCAAATATGGACGTCACCTTACGGGTATTGGTAACCCAGTTTCTCCACATAGTCGCATGACAGAAAAGCGGTCATCCGATTACAGCAACCCCGTGTATATGTCTAGTGAGATGACGAGCATGGAGATGTCAGCTCTGCCGCCCGTGCAAGTATTTGAGCCCGCGATGTGGTATGGATTACCAGGACATGGTTGTAATGTTGAGCAGGTTAACACAAATGCTGATGCTCTGTCGCTTTGCAAACTATCCAGTTCATTTGATTCATATTTTGTTGTGCCCGGTAACGGCACAGAGCATTCTAGCGACAAAGCTGTAGCTGTTGATAAATTCAACGTCGGGTCATTTGAAGAGAAGCTGCATCGAGATTCCTCCGCGCTCGAGAATAGGGAAGATCCTCAACTAGGAACCAGTCTCCTCTCAGTCTCAGGGCACGAGCTGGAGGTCACACTACGGAGGACTGAGGACGAGGCCATGCAGCTGGTCAATAATGTTTTAGCGCGGGCGCACTCTGCCCATTACTAA
- the LOC5514658 gene encoding ferroptosis suppressor protein 1 has translation MWSNKLRSALPYLGSGALASATLYFVYNRVSRASVAYASGVPVKPFKDTHVVIVGGGYGGINLATKLKNDCQLTLIDARDSFHHNMGAQRSSVERGYVEKCLIPYGPTFGDKFKQGKVVDIDVKGKTVKLANGESVNYDELVIATGTTGPFPSKLPVEIDSKTAKDQYNRMVDLVEKAQTVVVIGGGAVGVEIAGDIKEDYKDKTVTLIHPREILVNDTVSESFQTTVKNRLKYLGVETVLGERVSNMDEIRQKGFTDVTVVTDKGNRLKADLALECTGLRVNNGAYKNGLGDKMDERGRLKVDEFLQVEGTPDVYAIGDCNNTPEVKLGMLANFHAAHVGDNLKKKHEGQALKPYKINNSGFFILSCGRSGGAAQVFGGWVFGDWLARKMKGENVFTPTQWKTMGQEMPK, from the exons CTTCTGTTGCCTATGCAAGTGGTGTACCTGTGAAGCCCTTCAAAGACACCCATGTAGTGATTGTGGGTGGTGGCTATGGAGGCATCAACCTGGCGACCAAACTTAAGAATGATTGTCAGCTGACGCTGATTGATGCAAGGGACTCATTTCACCATAACATGGGAGCACAGAGGTCCTCAGTCGAGAGAG GGTATGTCGAGAAATGTCTTATTCCATATGGACCTACATTTGGAGACAAGTTTAAGCAAGGAAAAGTAGTTGATATTGATGTAAAAGGGAAGACAGTGAAGCTAGCGAATGGTGAGAGTGTCAATTATGATGAGCTTGTTATTGCCACTGGTACGACAGGACCTTTCCCATCCAAGTTGCCTGTGGAGATTGACAGTAAAACAGCCAAAGATCAGTACAATCGCATGGTTGATCTG GTAGAGAAAGCACAGACTGTTGTGGTTATCGGTGGTGGTGCAGTAGGTGTTGAGATTGCTGGTGATATCAAGGAGGATTACAAGGACAAGACCGTCACTCTAATCCATCCTCGTGAGATTTTGGTAAACGATACTGTTAGTGAGTCCTTCCAAACAACCGTCAAGAACAGACTCAAGTACCTTGGGGTTGAAACAGTTCTTG GTGAACGTGTGTCTAACATGGACGAAATCCGCCAGAAGGGCTTCACCGATGTTACGGTTGTCACAGACAAGGGAAATAGACTCAAGGCTGACCTTGCGTTGGAATGCACTGGCCTGCGCGTTAATAACGGCGCATACAAGAACGGTTTAG GCGACAAGATGGATGAGCGTGGTCGCCTTAAGGTAGATGAATTTCTTCAGGTGGAAGGTACCCCGGATGTGTACGCGATCGGTGATTGTAACAATACACCGGAAGTCAAGCTGGGTATGCTTGCGAACTTCCATGCGGCGCATGTGGGAGATAATTTGAAGAAGAAGCACGAGGGGCAGGCCCTCAAACCCTACAAGATCAACA ACTCCGGTTTTTTCATTTTGAGCTGTGGGAGATCAGGTGGTGCGGCGCAAGTGTTCGGTGGATGGGTGTTTGGTGACTGGTTGGCCAGAAAAATGAAGGGAGAAAACGTCTTCACTCCGACCCAGTGGAAGACCATGGGCCAGGAAATGCCCAAGtaa